The genomic stretch TTGAGCCTAAATCAACAGAAATAAAACCTGAGATAAAATTAGTTAATCGTCCAGAAATAAATAGTTTTGACGATGATGATATTCCATTTTAAAAGAAATCTTTTGAAAGAAAATTTAAAGTTTAGAATGTTTAATATTACTAACATTGAAATAAATTTCAAGAAAGTCATAGCAAAAGTTACTACAGTGGCTAAATAATTGATCAATTAAACTAATTATTAATTTTTTATTTTCCATTTTCCATTAAAATAAACTAGCATTTTATCTTTTGGGAGAAATTCCCCTACAGTAATTCATGATTAAAAAAATAGTCAAAGTTTTAAAATATCTTGGAGTTTCGTTAATCTGTTTTGGGTTAATTGTTGCGTGTAATAGTAATTCAGGAGAACAAATTACTCCTACTACCACAGATAATAATGGTAGGATTACGATCGGGACTACCTTAAAAGCCAGAACATTAGATCCAGCAGACAGTTACGAATTAGCAGGTTTAAACCTTATTTATAATTTGGGTGAAAGTCTTTATACTTATCAATTAGGGACAACGGAATTAATTCCTTTATTAGCTACAGAAATGCCCAAAATTAGCGATGATGGGTTAACCTATACTATCCCTTTAAGAAAGGGAGTCAAGTTTCATGATGGTGGGCAATTCAACGCCGAAGCCATGAAATTTTCTTTAGATAGATTTATGAAAAATGAAGGAAAACCATCTTTTTTACTTAAAGATACCATAAAAGATGTCACTGTTACGGGAGACTATGAATTAACTATTACTCTACAAAAACCTTTTGCCGCCTTTCCTGCTTTACTTGCTTTTCCGGGGGCTTGTGCTGTATCTGTTCAAGGCTATACTATTGGAGAAGGACAATTTAAGCCTAATGAATTTATTGGTACAGGACGCTACAAATTAACTGCTTTTAATAGTGATTCCGTGACTTTAGAGGTATTTTCTGACTATTGGGGTGAAAAACCTGTTAATAACGGTATCGATTTACAGATTTATGCAGGTAATTCTGCCAATCTTTACAATAGTTTTTTAACGGGGGCGATAAAAGTAGCCTATCAAACTTTTGCACCAGAACAAATTACAACATTAGTACAAGAAGCTACGGCAGGAAAATTCCAAATGGTTCAGGGTTCTGGTACTGTGGTAAGTTATATGGTGTTGAATCGTAATCAAAAACCATTAGATCAAGTTGAAGTACGACAAGCGATCGCCCTTTTACTCGATCGAAATCTGATGATTGAAAGAGTATTACAAGGACAATCTGATCCTCTTTATAGTTTAATACCTAATGTATTTGACGTATCTCAACCAGTTTTTCAAACCACTTCTCCAGAAGAAAATATTATCCAAGCCAAAGAATTATTAACTAAAGCAGGGTTTTCTGCGACTAATCCGGCGGTGGTTGAAGTTTGGTATCCTTCTGCTTCCAAAACCCGTAGCGGTGTGGCATCTACCTTAAAAGCGATCGCCGATCAACAATTAGAGGGTATAATACAATTTATTCCCAATGCAGTAGAAAGTGCGACAGCTTTTAGTAATTTAGGTAAAGGTATTTATGGTACTTTCTTGGGTGACTGGTATCCCGATTTTCTTGACGCTGATAACTATATTCAACCATTTTTACAATGTACTAAAGGTAGCGAAACGGAAGGATGTGTTGAAGGTGCGGCACAAACTCAAGGTTCATTTTTTTACAATACTAAAGTAAATGAATTAATCGATACACAACGACAAGAAACCAATCCCGAAGCCCGTAAAACTGCTTTTGGTGAAATTCAAACCATCATGAAAGAAGAAGTACCTTATATTCCCTTATGGCAAAATAAAGACTATGCTTTTGCTCAAAATGGCATTACGGGGGTAACAATTAATCCTAGTCAAAATTTCCCCTTTTGGACTATTAAGTAAAAGGAAGGAGACATTTAAGTTTACAAATGAAGCGAGAAGACAGGAAGACAATTTAATTTATTTATTTCATTTCTGATTAGGGTTTGCCGAATAAATCAGAAAGATGGAGAAACTATCCTTTATAAATAAACTATAAGCCTTGTCAATTTATTTTATTGCAAGGCGTTTTAAGGTATTAAAATTTTCAGGTACAAAAGTTAATCAATAATCCATCGTGTAATAAATTACCATGGGCTACTAATTAAAGTAAATCCCGCCCAATAAAAGGGATGAGATAAATTAACTTTACCTTTAACAGCAAGACTTTCCGGTAAGTTAATATTTCCATGAGGAGTAATTAAACGATTATCTTCAAAATATATTTCTCCTTGTAACAATAAATTTTGAGCTTGACGTAAAGCCTCTGCTTTTGTCAGATTTGTCTGGGATTGATTAATTAACTGCTCATAAAATTCAGTAATTAGTGCAAAAGTACCTAAATCACTAACACTCCATAAAGTACCCAAAGCGGAATTAACTCCTGATTGTAAAGCAATTCCCGTAAAACCTAATTGAGAATCTCGATCGCCTAAGGCTGTATTACAAGCACTTAATACTAATAAATCGGGAGGATTTTGCCAAGGCATATTGGACATTTGATCTAATGTTAATTTATCATCCCACAATTGAATATAAGAATCAGTGACATCTCCCGGATTAAAATTGGCATGGGTTGCCAAATGTACAATCTGAAAAGAATTAGTTTTTAATTGCTGTTGCATATTGGGCAAAGTGAAATTCTCATTGAGTAAAATTTCTGTGGGAGATGTTATACTCGATCGTTGTAATCGGTTATCAATATTTTCTATTTCTAATGTCACCGCAGGAAGAGGATCATTGTTAAGAAATTTAGATGCACCCATAGCCAAAACTGTAGCATTTTTCATGGGTTCATATTTTGCATTGATTAAATTAAAAGCAGGAATACGACTGATATTATATTTTTCAACTAAGAATTTTTCTCCATCATATAATGCACTTAATGGTAACAGTCTGACTCCATTTCCCATACAAAATAAAATATTATCGATATTTTCTGCCTCTAAAAATTCTTTTTGATAAGGCTCAATAATCCATTTATATAATTGTTTAGATTGTGCTAAATCCATGGGACTATTAACACTTTCAATTTCTCGATAAAAATCTTCTACAACTTTTGTAATTTTGTTTAAAGGAGCATCTTCAATATCTTTAACAATAATTTCACCTTTTTTACTCAAATATACTAGGTGTAAATATTTTTCTTCTGGCATTACCCAAACAACAGCAGAATTAGTCCCTGTTTTTTCATCCATCTCGGCCAAAATTGCAGCCATTTCCAAAGAACTTTGTTCACTATCTGCTATATTTTTATTAAAAAAAGTTTCATATTCTTTCTCTAATCTTTGCTCCATTTTCAACATTTTTCCATTCAAAATAGCCTGTTTAGGATCTTCAGGAATTTGTTGAGCATTGACAAAATAAGAGTTTAAAACAATAGTTAATGAGAGGAGAGTTAATCCTATAAAAATAAATACTTTTCTGAATAAATAATTTACTTTTTTTAAATTTATTATCCGATTATATAAGAATCTAAGGCTTTTCATATCATTTCTCATGGACTTCGATCGTTATTAATTATTCACTGATTCTAAAACAAATTTCAGGAATTAGGGATTAAAATACACAGAAATTAACTCGATCCATTGAAGACCCAAAAGTCCGTTTTAGGAAAAAATACGACTAAATTCCCAAGATTTATGAATAACCGCATGTCTTGTATCTATGAAAAAATTGTTACAAAAAGAGCTTAACAAAATTAAACAAAAAAATTAAAACTATTTTTTGATTATTAAAAAAACAATTTTTATACTAATGTGTCAAATGTCTGAGGGGGCGACAAAGTATTCATAAGGCAGATTGGATAAGGGAAATAGCTCTCATACCTTGACGATAATAAGAGTGTTTTTGAGGAAATAAAGAGGTTAATTCTTCTAATTGTTCTTGGAAAAAGTAGATTTCACTTAGCCATTTTATCGCATTTAAACCAATAGAAAAATTACTATTTCTTTTATATCTTCTCCCTTTTTCTGTCGGACGAACTATATAGCGTTTCTTACAATGATGAGGTACAATTTTGAGATTAGAACTTACGCATTGACAAATAACTCAAAAAGTGTATAGCTTATTTTTAGTATTTTAAAATACACTTTATCAATGTCATCCTTGGATTTCTGTCAGCAATATTGACAAAACTCTTCTTTTACCAAGAAAATAGTTCTTCATTTTGGCACTGAATATTTAGAGATGAAAATTAAATCAAAAGCAACAAATTCTAATTGTAATTTAGCTATTTATATTCTTTTTTTACTTTCAGAACCTAAATATGTCAGTTGCGTAAGATTATCTAATATTTTGAATAATTTATCTCATGATTCTGTCAATCGATTTTTAATTACACAACAATATGAACCTCAAGATTTATTTGACCAAGTAAAAGAATTTATTATTTTAAAAGGAGGAACATTAAGTGTTGATGATATGGTAATTGATAAACCATACAGTAATCATCTAAAATCAGAATTAATTGATTACTATTGGTCTGGAAAACATCATAAAACCGTAAAAGGAATTAATTTAATTACTTTATATTATACAGATGTAAATGACATTTCAGTACCGATAAATTATCGAATTATTAATAAGCAAGAAGGAAAAACAAAACACGAATATTTTTTAGAAATGTTAGGGGAAATAAAGCAATGGGGGTTATTTCCAAACATCATAACAGGAGACAGTTGGTATGGTAAGAAAGAAACCTTAAAGTTCTTTAAAGACAAAGAACAGAGCTTTTTATTTGCCATCCAATCTAATCGTCAAGTTTCCCAGAAAAATAAAAAATTTGTCAGGGTAAAAGACTTAGAAATTCCTGAAGAAGGTTTATTAGTTTATTTAAAAGAATTTGGCATAGTTAAAGTATTTAAAAAGATGTTCAAAAACGAATATCGTTATTATGCTATATGGTTATCAAATTCTGAGGAATTAAATGAAATAAATAGGGAAACTTTTAACTCAATTCATGACAAACATTGGGGAATATAACAATATCATAGAGCCTTAAAACAACTATGCAATATTGAAAGATTTCAAGTTAGGAAAACCGAGGGAATCAAAACCCATATATTTAGTTCAATTGTCGGTTTTATCCAATTAGAATTAGCAGGATTTAATTCAGAAATAATAAATTGGTATGACCTGAAAAGAAATATGTTTAATGAAATAATTCGTTCTTTTATTATGAATCATTTACCTGCATAATTTATTAAAAAATTACTTGGTTTCTAATCAGATTAAAATTAGATGAACATATTTTTCCTTTTTTGTCAATGCGTAAGTCCTAACCACTAATAATTAAAATTGATTGATGTTGAGAATTTTATCATTAACCGCCCTTCAGGAGATAAGGCTAAAAGCATAAATCTGCAGGCATCGATTATTGTAGATTTAATTATTGTTTCCTTAAATGGATCATTATTTTTATGGATAACTCTAACTCAAAATCATTTCCAAAATAAAAAAGTTTTTTGAACAACCTCTAATTGTTCATTGTCCATTGTTGAGGTACATTAGATAAAGAAAGTCATCGAAATTAAAGATTAAGGACTGAAAGGGTGGAAAAAGGTACTTTAGTTGAATTTAGAGTTAATAACGATCGTCGTTTAGCTGTAGTAGATAAACCAGAAGGAAAAAAAGATTGGATAGCCATAGATGAAAGAGGAAATCCCCACAAAATTCGTCCCCAGAGAGTAGATTATCAAATCAAAGGAGAATCTTTCAAATATACCGAAATCACCAAATTTAAGGCAGAAATAGAACCTTATTTAGACGAATCCAACTTAGAAATAGCATGGGAGTTATTGGTGGAAGACTCAACCCCTGTTACACCTTTAGAATTAGCGTCTCTAATTTTTTCCGAAGAAACTCCGGCGGTATGCTATGCCGCCCATATTCTTCTATCCGATGATAAAATTTATTTTAAGAGAA from Geminocystis sp. NIES-3709 encodes the following:
- a CDS encoding CHAT domain-containing protein, which gives rise to MKSLRFLYNRIINLKKVNYLFRKVFIFIGLTLLSLTIVLNSYFVNAQQIPEDPKQAILNGKMLKMEQRLEKEYETFFNKNIADSEQSSLEMAAILAEMDEKTGTNSAVVWVMPEEKYLHLVYLSKKGEIIVKDIEDAPLNKITKVVEDFYREIESVNSPMDLAQSKQLYKWIIEPYQKEFLEAENIDNILFCMGNGVRLLPLSALYDGEKFLVEKYNISRIPAFNLINAKYEPMKNATVLAMGASKFLNNDPLPAVTLEIENIDNRLQRSSITSPTEILLNENFTLPNMQQQLKTNSFQIVHLATHANFNPGDVTDSYIQLWDDKLTLDQMSNMPWQNPPDLLVLSACNTALGDRDSQLGFTGIALQSGVNSALGTLWSVSDLGTFALITEFYEQLINQSQTNLTKAEALRQAQNLLLQGEIYFEDNRLITPHGNINLPESLAVKGKVNLSHPFYWAGFTLISSPW
- a CDS encoding ABC transporter substrate-binding protein, giving the protein MIKKIVKVLKYLGVSLICFGLIVACNSNSGEQITPTTTDNNGRITIGTTLKARTLDPADSYELAGLNLIYNLGESLYTYQLGTTELIPLLATEMPKISDDGLTYTIPLRKGVKFHDGGQFNAEAMKFSLDRFMKNEGKPSFLLKDTIKDVTVTGDYELTITLQKPFAAFPALLAFPGACAVSVQGYTIGEGQFKPNEFIGTGRYKLTAFNSDSVTLEVFSDYWGEKPVNNGIDLQIYAGNSANLYNSFLTGAIKVAYQTFAPEQITTLVQEATAGKFQMVQGSGTVVSYMVLNRNQKPLDQVEVRQAIALLLDRNLMIERVLQGQSDPLYSLIPNVFDVSQPVFQTTSPEENIIQAKELLTKAGFSATNPAVVEVWYPSASKTRSGVASTLKAIADQQLEGIIQFIPNAVESATAFSNLGKGIYGTFLGDWYPDFLDADNYIQPFLQCTKGSETEGCVEGAAQTQGSFFYNTKVNELIDTQRQETNPEARKTAFGEIQTIMKEEVPYIPLWQNKDYAFAQNGITGVTINPSQNFPFWTIK